Proteins encoded together in one Triticum dicoccoides isolate Atlit2015 ecotype Zavitan unplaced genomic scaffold, WEW_v2.0 scaffold110296, whole genome shotgun sequence window:
- the LOC119342935 gene encoding probable flavin-containing monooxygenase 1, with protein MGLDEKSVAIVGAGVSGLAACKHLLERGCRPVVFDAGDAVGGVWPNAMEGTRLQAPRHMYRYSDFPWPDSVTEMFPNQRQVADYLHAYARRFGVLDCVRLGHRVTSMEYVGVAEEEVVAWEEWAGCGQAFGSGDREWRLTVADDEGHIEVST; from the coding sequence ATGGGCCTGGATGAGAAGAGCGTGGCCATCGTGGGCGCCGGCGTGAGCGGCCTGGCGGCGTGCAAGCACCTGCTGGAGCGCGGCTGCCGGCCGGTGGTCTTTGATGCGGGCGACGCCGTCGGGGGCGTGTGGCCGAACGCCATGGAGGGGACCAGGCTCCAGGCGCCACGGCACATGTATCGTTACTCCGACTTCCCCTGGCCGGACTCCGTGACGGAGATGTTCCCCAACCAGCGCCAGGTCGCCGACTACCTCCACGCCTACGCGCGCCGCTTCGGCGTGCTCGACTGCGTCAGGCTCGGCCACCGCGTGACCAGCATGGAGTACGTCGGCGTggcagaggaggaggtggtggcgtggGAGGAGTGGGCCGGCTGCGGCCAGGCGTTCGGCTCCGGCGACAGGGAGTGGCGCCTCACGGTGGCCGATGACGAAGGTCACATAGAGGTATCGACATGA